From Leptolyngbya sp. KIOST-1, one genomic window encodes:
- a CDS encoding ABC transporter ATP-binding protein, whose translation MSDTILNVKRLTVHFDVDNQQIQAVNDISFQVKRGQTLGIVGESGSGKSVTSLAVMGLVPSPPGRVVNGEIWFDDGTGNPVDFCTLGETQLQQYRGGRVSMIFQEPMSSLNPVYTIGFQMVEAIRQHQAISKEEARQQAIARLKEVKLLPADAEMAATIRAELPRLDDPSLQAEVERRQQAILDRFPHELSGGQIQRVMIAMAISCNPDLLIADEPTTALDVTVQATILDLLRELRDRRGMSLIFITHDLGIIAEIADQVAVMYQGRIVEAGPVWEMFAQPQHPYTKGLLACRPQPNQRLRLLPTVSDFMAVDLAGTEVNPVAANGGQLLIGAVPVIHERVLDAEAQARFAPLTEAELTARAATLAANGPLLAVENLRVGYPVRGVFGKTQRHVMAVQDVSFQIQKGETFGLVGESGCGKTTLGRALLRLVPTMGGKIWFEGRDVLGLGSSQLRQLRRDMQIVFQDPYSSLDPRMSIGAAIAEPLKIHGVIKSRRNQRERVAYLLDRVGLPASCMNRYPHEFSGGQRQRVCIARALALNPKFIICDESVSALDVSVQAQVLNLLKELQAEFDLTYIFISHDLAVVKFMSDRIMVMNQGRVEEIGPAEQVYRQPQTPYTQALISAIPVGSLDRIQELQRDRASVA comes from the coding sequence ATGAGCGACACCATTCTTAACGTCAAGCGCCTTACCGTTCACTTTGACGTTGACAACCAGCAGATTCAGGCCGTCAACGATATTTCATTTCAGGTGAAACGGGGACAAACCCTCGGTATTGTCGGCGAGTCGGGGTCAGGCAAGTCGGTGACGTCGCTGGCGGTGATGGGGCTGGTGCCCAGTCCGCCGGGCAGAGTGGTCAACGGCGAAATTTGGTTTGACGATGGTACCGGCAACCCGGTGGATTTCTGCACCCTGGGCGAGACCCAGCTGCAGCAGTATCGGGGCGGCCGGGTGTCGATGATTTTTCAGGAGCCGATGAGTTCGCTCAACCCGGTCTATACCATTGGCTTTCAAATGGTGGAGGCAATTCGCCAGCACCAGGCAATTTCTAAAGAAGAGGCCCGTCAGCAGGCGATCGCGCGGTTGAAAGAGGTCAAGCTCCTGCCTGCCGATGCTGAAATGGCCGCCACCATCAGGGCCGAACTGCCCCGCCTTGACGACCCATCGCTGCAAGCAGAGGTGGAGCGCCGTCAGCAGGCCATTCTCGATCGCTTTCCCCACGAGTTGTCGGGGGGCCAGATTCAGCGGGTGATGATCGCTATGGCGATCTCATGCAACCCCGACCTGTTGATTGCCGACGAGCCCACCACCGCCCTGGATGTCACCGTACAGGCTACCATCCTCGACCTGCTGCGCGAGCTGCGCGATCGCCGGGGCATGTCGCTGATTTTCATCACCCACGACCTGGGCATCATCGCCGAAATTGCCGACCAGGTGGCGGTCATGTACCAGGGCCGCATTGTGGAAGCGGGGCCGGTGTGGGAAATGTTTGCCCAGCCCCAGCACCCCTACACCAAAGGACTCCTGGCCTGCCGCCCCCAGCCCAACCAGCGGCTGCGCCTGCTGCCTACCGTCTCCGACTTTATGGCGGTAGATTTGGCGGGCACAGAGGTGAATCCCGTGGCAGCCAACGGCGGTCAGCTATTAATAGGCGCGGTTCCTGTGATTCATGAACGGGTGCTCGATGCCGAAGCCCAGGCCCGCTTTGCCCCCCTGACAGAAGCCGAACTGACGGCCCGGGCGGCTACGCTGGCGGCCAACGGTCCCCTGCTGGCGGTGGAAAATTTGCGGGTGGGCTACCCGGTGCGGGGAGTATTTGGCAAAACCCAGCGCCACGTCATGGCGGTGCAGGACGTGTCATTCCAAATTCAAAAGGGCGAAACCTTTGGCCTGGTGGGCGAGTCGGGCTGCGGCAAGACCACCCTCGGTCGTGCCCTGCTGCGGCTGGTGCCCACCATGGGCGGCAAGATCTGGTTTGAGGGCCGCGACGTGCTGGGCCTGGGCTCCTCCCAGCTCAGGCAGCTGCGCCGCGACATGCAGATTGTCTTTCAGGACCCCTACAGCTCCCTCGACCCGCGCATGAGTATTGGGGCCGCGATCGCCGAGCCGCTCAAAATCCACGGCGTGATCAAGAGCCGGCGCAACCAGCGAGAGCGCGTCGCCTACCTGCTCGATCGCGTCGGGTTACCCGCCAGCTGCATGAACCGCTACCCCCACGAGTTTTCCGGCGGCCAGCGCCAGCGGGTTTGCATTGCCCGGGCCCTGGCCCTCAACCCCAAGTTCATCATCTGCGACGAGTCGGTGTCGGCGCTGGATGTGTCAGTGCAGGCCCAGGTGCTCAACCTGCTGAAGGAACTCCAGGCCGAGTTTGACCTCACCTACATTTTCATCTCCCACGACCTGGCGGTGGTGAAGTTCATGAGCGATCGCATTATGGTGATGAACCAGGGCCGGGTGGAGGAAATTGGCCCCGCCGAGCAGGTCTACCGCCAGCCCCAGACCCCCTACACCCAGGCGCTGATCAGCGCCATTCCGGTGGGCAGCCTCGATCGCATTCAGGAGCTGCAGCGCGATCGAGCTTCGGTGGCCTAA
- a CDS encoding flavin prenyltransferase UbiX has translation MSLSPTFPTARPLILGVTGASGLIYAVHTLRHVLRADGVVDLVASKASQMVWQAESGIHMPLDPEKQEQFWRNQAGVPTAGKLRCHPWGDVGATIASGSYRAAGMVVIPCSMSTVGRLAAGLSSDLLERAADVQMKEGRKLVVVPRETPFSLIHLRNLTTLAEAGARIVPAIPAWYHQPQTIDDLIDFVVARALDQLDIDCVPLTRWQGHLSAD, from the coding sequence ATGTCCCTATCCCCTACCTTCCCCACCGCCCGTCCCCTGATTCTGGGCGTGACTGGAGCCTCGGGGCTGATCTACGCTGTGCACACCCTCAGGCACGTGCTCAGGGCCGATGGGGTGGTCGACCTGGTGGCGTCTAAGGCATCGCAGATGGTGTGGCAGGCAGAGTCGGGTATCCACATGCCCCTCGACCCTGAGAAGCAGGAGCAGTTCTGGCGCAACCAGGCGGGGGTGCCCACGGCAGGCAAGCTGCGCTGCCACCCCTGGGGCGATGTGGGGGCCACCATTGCCAGCGGGTCGTACCGGGCGGCGGGGATGGTGGTGATCCCGTGCAGTATGAGCACCGTGGGGCGCCTGGCGGCGGGGCTCAGCTCTGACCTGCTGGAGCGGGCCGCCGATGTGCAGATGAAGGAAGGCCGCAAGCTGGTGGTGGTGCCGCGAGAGACTCCCTTCAGCCTGATTCACCTGCGCAACCTGACCACCCTGGCCGAAGCCGGAGCGCGCATTGTGCCCGCCATCCCGGCCTGGTATCACCAGCCCCAGACTATCGATGACCTGATCGATTTTGTGGTGGCCCGCGCCCTCGACCAGCTGGATATCGACTGTGTACCGCTCACCCGCTGGCAGGGGCATTTATCGGCGGATTAA
- a CDS encoding shikimate kinase, protein MTLTTRLNGLNLYLIGMMGAGKSSTGAALAQALGYQFFDTDAVVEAAAGQTIADLFATQGEAAFRQLETQALAELAAYRRLVIATGGGIVTQQHNWSYLHHGIVVWLDASPAVLRQRLAGDAGRPLLQGQDWETKLATLLAERQSLYGQADVRVTVEAGESVEAIAARTLELVAARICPEVEAGADSAVLN, encoded by the coding sequence ATGACCCTGACCACCCGCCTCAACGGCCTCAACCTCTACCTGATCGGCATGATGGGTGCTGGCAAAAGCAGCACCGGGGCCGCCCTGGCCCAGGCCCTGGGCTATCAGTTTTTCGACACCGATGCCGTGGTTGAGGCCGCTGCCGGACAGACCATTGCCGATCTGTTTGCCACCCAGGGCGAGGCCGCCTTTCGGCAGCTAGAGACCCAGGCGCTGGCGGAGCTGGCGGCCTACCGTCGCCTGGTGATCGCCACTGGGGGCGGCATTGTCACCCAGCAGCACAACTGGAGCTACCTGCACCACGGCATCGTGGTGTGGCTGGATGCGTCTCCAGCGGTGCTACGGCAGCGCCTGGCTGGGGATGCGGGCCGCCCGCTGCTGCAGGGGCAGGACTGGGAGACAAAACTGGCCACGCTGCTGGCCGAGCGACAGTCGCTCTACGGCCAGGCGGACGTGCGGGTGACGGTGGAAGCTGGGGAGAGCGTAGAGGCGATCGCCGCCCGCACCCTGGAGCTTGTGGCCGCTAGAATTTGCCCCGAGGTCGAGGCTGGGGCTGATTCCGCCGTGCTCAATTGA
- a CDS encoding DUF1824 family protein, with product MTTSPAFPAAADIAAIRQRLNQFSCLTTSPALSDSEATQVQADLGHFNEWSDYQTLGICADSLGEGKQALESFLAALGVEVSLELPHRDGAVYLKFNTLKGAWYLDDYSGPSRGVLITFHTSDPEVAAVSGTYGPFPLSLYSQTQNP from the coding sequence ATGACCACCTCCCCTGCCTTTCCCGCCGCCGCCGATATCGCCGCCATTCGCCAGCGGCTGAATCAGTTTAGCTGCCTTACCACCTCGCCTGCCCTCAGCGACAGCGAAGCGACCCAGGTGCAGGCCGACCTGGGCCACTTCAATGAGTGGTCTGACTACCAGACCCTGGGCATTTGCGCCGATTCTCTGGGGGAGGGCAAACAGGCGCTGGAAAGTTTCTTAGCCGCCCTCGGGGTAGAAGTCAGCCTTGAGCTGCCCCACCGAGACGGTGCGGTCTATCTCAAGTTCAACACCCTCAAGGGAGCCTGGTACCTGGATGACTATAGCGGCCCATCGCGGGGGGTGCTGATCACCTTCCACACCTCGGATCCTGAGGTAGCGGCGGTATCGGGCACCTACGGCCCTTTTCCGCTGAGCTTGTACAGCCAAACCCAGAATCCCTAG
- a CDS encoding hemolysin family protein, with product MLNLAIAILIMLLGSALCSGSEASLLSVPVLKARQLAETKQPAAVALLAIRQKINRPIATIVILNNLFNIVGSVLIGGIAARVFNDALLGAFTGLLTLLVILFGEIFPKILGERYAIPLALTLALPVQGLTWLFTPIVLLLEAITAPLTNQGARPSTDEAEIKLLATIGHQEGIIEADEAEMIRRVFRLNDLKSVDIMTPRVAVTHLSGDLTIAEAEAQILNSQHSRILVSDNDIDRTIGLVLKNELLTALIRGQGHQQLRQVARPVRFVAETERADKLLQDFQTAREHLAVVVDEYGGMSGVVTLEDVLEVLTGEIVDETDRSIDLQKLARQRGRHILRTRGFNWPSDS from the coding sequence ATGCTGAATCTTGCGATCGCCATCTTGATCATGCTCCTGGGTTCTGCCCTGTGTTCGGGCAGCGAAGCGTCGCTGCTCTCGGTGCCGGTGCTCAAGGCCAGGCAGCTGGCCGAAACCAAACAGCCCGCCGCCGTGGCGCTTTTAGCAATTCGCCAAAAGATCAACCGCCCCATTGCCACCATTGTTATTCTCAACAACCTGTTCAACATCGTGGGCAGCGTGCTGATCGGGGGCATCGCCGCCCGCGTGTTCAACGATGCCCTGCTGGGGGCGTTTACAGGGCTGCTGACCCTGCTGGTGATCTTGTTTGGCGAAATTTTCCCCAAAATTTTGGGCGAGCGCTACGCCATTCCCCTGGCCCTCACCCTGGCCCTGCCGGTGCAGGGTCTGACCTGGCTGTTTACCCCCATTGTGCTGCTGCTCGAAGCGATTACTGCGCCCCTGACCAACCAGGGCGCTCGGCCCAGCACCGACGAGGCCGAGATCAAGCTGCTGGCTACCATTGGCCACCAGGAGGGCATCATTGAAGCCGATGAGGCCGAGATGATTCGCCGGGTGTTTCGCCTCAACGACCTGAAATCGGTCGATATTATGACTCCGCGAGTGGCAGTCACCCACCTGTCCGGCGATCTGACCATTGCCGAGGCCGAAGCCCAAATTCTCAACTCCCAGCACAGCCGCATTCTGGTCAGCGACAACGACATCGATCGCACCATTGGCCTGGTGCTCAAAAACGAGTTGCTCACCGCCCTGATTCGCGGGCAGGGCCACCAGCAGCTCAGGCAGGTCGCCCGCCCGGTGCGCTTTGTAGCCGAAACCGAACGGGCCGACAAGCTGCTGCAAGACTTTCAGACCGCCCGTGAACACCTGGCTGTGGTGGTGGATGAGTACGGCGGCATGTCGGGGGTGGTCACCCTCGAAGATGTGCTGGAGGTGCTGACCGGCGAAATTGTCGATGAGACCGATCGCAGCATCGATCTGCAAAAGCTGGCCCGCCAGCGGGGGCGACACATTCTGCGCACCCGCGGCTTCAACTGGCCCTCAGATTCCTAG
- the radC gene encoding RadC family protein: MTYHVRVLDLPSSDRPRERLLSYGAKSLSTAELLAILLGTGQGPGKLSAVGLGQLILQEMGQNQRDPLTSLRDVSAHDLTTIDGVGPAKATTILAAIELGKRVLQAIPPEQTVVDDPAIAAAALSHDLMWQAQERFAVVLLDVRHRLMGTRVITIGTATETLAHPREIFKTVIRHGAVRCIVAHNHPSGNLEPSPDDLALTRQLLQGAQILAVPVLDHLIIGNGDFRSLRQTTQLWQETPQGV; the protein is encoded by the coding sequence ATGACTTACCATGTGCGTGTGCTAGACCTTCCGTCTAGCGATCGCCCCCGGGAACGGCTGCTGTCCTACGGGGCAAAAAGCCTCTCAACCGCAGAACTACTGGCCATTTTGCTGGGTACAGGTCAGGGACCGGGCAAGCTGTCGGCGGTGGGGTTGGGCCAGCTGATTTTGCAGGAAATGGGGCAAAATCAGCGCGATCCGCTCACCTCCCTGCGGGATGTGTCGGCCCACGACCTGACCACCATTGACGGCGTTGGCCCCGCCAAGGCCACCACCATCTTAGCCGCCATTGAACTCGGTAAACGGGTGCTGCAGGCGATTCCACCGGAGCAAACCGTGGTGGACGATCCGGCGATCGCCGCCGCCGCCCTCAGCCACGACCTGATGTGGCAGGCCCAGGAACGCTTTGCCGTGGTGCTGCTCGACGTCCGCCACCGCCTGATGGGTACCCGGGTGATCACCATTGGCACCGCCACCGAAACCCTGGCCCATCCGCGCGAAATCTTTAAAACCGTGATTCGCCACGGGGCGGTGCGCTGCATCGTCGCCCACAACCACCCCTCCGGCAACCTTGAGCCGTCTCCCGATGACCTGGCCCTCACCCGGCAGCTCCTGCAGGGGGCACAAATTCTGGCGGTGCCGGTGCTGGACCATTTGATCATCGGCAACGGCGACTTCCGCAGCCTGCGCCAGACCACCCAGCTCTGGCAAGAAACACCCCAGGGCGTTTAG
- the argB gene encoding acetylglutamate kinase — MVESASQLGNVNETEATRVRILSEALPYIQQFRGRTVVVKYGGAAMKDGSLKADVIRDIVFMACVGIRPVVVHGGGPEINIWLGKLGIEPQFKDGLRVTDAPTMDVVEMVLVGRVNKELVSLINQAGGKAVGLCGKDGNLITARPQGSADVGFVGEVSGIDSGILKTLVEAGYIPIVSSVASDETGQAYNINADTVAGEIAAALGAEKLILLTDTKGILQDYKDPSTLLPKLDIQQARHLIETGVVAGGMIPKVNCCVRSLAQGVGAAHILDGRVPHALLLEIFSDLGIGSMIVASEFRG; from the coding sequence ATGGTCGAGTCTGCTTCACAACTGGGTAACGTCAACGAGACCGAAGCAACACGGGTTCGCATTCTCAGCGAGGCCCTGCCCTACATACAGCAGTTCCGGGGTCGCACGGTGGTTGTTAAATACGGCGGCGCGGCGATGAAGGACGGCAGCCTCAAGGCCGATGTCATTCGCGACATTGTGTTTATGGCCTGCGTGGGTATTCGACCGGTGGTGGTGCATGGCGGCGGCCCTGAAATTAACATCTGGCTGGGCAAGCTGGGCATAGAACCCCAGTTCAAGGACGGTCTGCGGGTGACCGACGCCCCCACAATGGACGTGGTGGAAATGGTGCTGGTGGGCCGGGTCAATAAAGAACTGGTGTCGCTGATTAACCAGGCCGGGGGGAAGGCCGTAGGCCTGTGCGGCAAGGACGGCAACCTGATCACGGCCCGGCCCCAGGGCTCTGCCGATGTGGGCTTTGTGGGCGAAGTCAGCGGCATTGACTCGGGGATTCTCAAAACCCTGGTGGAGGCGGGCTACATTCCCATTGTGTCGAGCGTGGCCAGCGACGAAACGGGGCAGGCCTACAATATCAATGCCGATACGGTAGCTGGGGAGATCGCCGCTGCCCTGGGTGCCGAAAAGCTGATTCTGCTCACCGATACCAAGGGTATTTTGCAGGACTACAAAGATCCCTCCACTCTGCTGCCCAAGCTGGACATCCAGCAGGCCCGCCACCTGATCGAGACCGGGGTGGTGGCCGGGGGCATGATTCCCAAGGTGAACTGCTGCGTGCGATCGCTGGCCCAGGGGGTTGGTGCCGCCCACATTCTCGATGGCCGCGTCCCCCACGCTCTGCTGCTGGAGATCTTCAGCGACCTGGGCATCGGCTCGATGATCGTAGCCTCCGAATTTCGGGGTTAG
- a CDS encoding ribonuclease R family protein gives MELSIAALLASFAKDKTHTLKGLEKKLHCNDDASQRDLQIAVDALERLGVLVKERGKYRRNLAEDVIEGKLRCSSKGFCFAIQDEEGADDIYVRESQLNTAWNGDRVLVKVTKEGSRRRSPEGEVQLILERANASVLARVKQEAEEYRAVPLDDRLLFELSLVANGGDLAEAVDQLAHVEIVRYPLGQHAPLGRVAQILGSDAEAAADIDIVYCKHDLPRRFSEAVLNAAQELPTRVRKADTKERVDLRETLTVAIDGPNAQVIDDALSLERTKSGQWRLGIHIADIAHYVPAHSAIDQEACKRGTSVYLGDEVIPMLPPPLSGPLGSLLAGKDRLAISVLATLDDTGAVLEYEVQPTIVAVDHQISYQEAQAILERDNAELIQSLGIKPKALKSLEPIHDLMDNLLYLSQAIKRQRLHRGSFELNLPEYDFPADAGEPLAHYRSPKFQYDDEGLLGVMVTATSLPSRQVVTECMLLANQLIAQQLKALGIPAIYRLHRAPDASDVQELVKLAENMEIQLTLDDEAAPQPKDYQRFVEQFAASEAEKILTYLLLETIQPAFYSTHADLHFGLALTDGYTHFTSPSRRYADLLVHRILHAVFESGRDRRSTRSKDQVNLRHSSCHGQVNWNVLPPDIQHELEDDLPRIAIHLTERERLAQEAESDLEGLKKAEFMRSHTGEVFHGLITGVQSYGFFVEIEELLVEGLVHVSSLKDDWYEYRARQQKLVGRKNRQQYRLGDKVDVQVKSVDYYRQQIDLVAVGGGSQAPEDEDANGYSEDDNGEPIDRDDSGRDESE, from the coding sequence ATGGAACTCTCGATCGCGGCCCTACTGGCCAGCTTCGCCAAAGATAAAACCCACACCCTCAAAGGGCTGGAGAAAAAGCTCCACTGCAACGACGACGCCAGCCAGCGCGATCTGCAAATTGCCGTCGATGCCCTGGAGCGGCTGGGGGTGCTGGTCAAGGAGCGGGGCAAGTACCGCCGCAACCTGGCCGAGGACGTGATTGAGGGCAAGCTGCGCTGCTCCAGCAAGGGCTTTTGCTTTGCCATTCAAGACGAAGAAGGGGCCGACGATATCTACGTGCGCGAAAGCCAGCTGAATACGGCCTGGAACGGCGATCGCGTGCTGGTCAAGGTGACTAAAGAGGGCAGCCGCCGCCGTAGCCCCGAGGGCGAGGTGCAGCTGATTTTGGAGCGGGCCAATGCTTCGGTGCTGGCCCGGGTCAAGCAAGAGGCTGAGGAGTACCGGGCCGTACCCCTCGACGATCGCCTGCTGTTTGAGCTATCTCTGGTGGCCAACGGGGGCGACCTGGCCGAGGCCGTTGACCAGCTGGCCCACGTCGAGATTGTCCGCTATCCCCTGGGTCAGCATGCGCCCCTGGGGCGGGTGGCCCAGATCTTGGGCAGCGATGCTGAAGCCGCCGCCGACATCGATATTGTCTACTGCAAGCACGATCTGCCCCGCCGCTTCTCGGAGGCGGTGCTGAACGCAGCCCAGGAGTTGCCTACCCGCGTTCGCAAGGCCGACACCAAAGAGCGCGTGGATCTGCGCGAGACGCTTACCGTCGCGATCGATGGCCCAAATGCCCAGGTGATTGACGATGCCCTCAGCCTGGAGCGCACCAAATCGGGCCAGTGGCGGCTGGGCATTCACATTGCCGACATTGCTCACTACGTACCGGCCCACTCGGCGATCGATCAGGAAGCCTGCAAACGCGGCACCTCGGTGTACCTGGGCGACGAAGTGATCCCGATGCTGCCGCCGCCGCTGTCTGGACCCCTGGGATCGCTGCTGGCGGGCAAAGATCGCCTCGCCATTTCTGTGCTGGCCACCCTCGACGATACAGGCGCGGTGCTGGAGTACGAGGTGCAGCCGACGATTGTAGCGGTAGACCACCAAATTTCCTACCAGGAGGCCCAGGCAATCCTGGAGCGCGACAACGCTGAGCTGATCCAGAGCCTGGGCATCAAACCCAAGGCCCTGAAGTCGCTGGAGCCCATCCACGACCTGATGGACAACCTGCTCTACCTGAGCCAGGCGATCAAGCGGCAGCGGCTGCACCGGGGCTCCTTTGAGCTGAACCTGCCCGAGTACGACTTCCCCGCCGACGCCGGTGAGCCCCTGGCCCACTACCGATCGCCCAAGTTCCAGTACGACGACGAGGGGCTGCTGGGGGTGATGGTGACGGCCACCAGCCTGCCCTCGCGGCAGGTGGTGACGGAGTGCATGCTGCTGGCCAACCAGCTGATTGCCCAGCAGCTCAAAGCGTTGGGTATACCCGCTATCTACCGCCTGCACCGCGCCCCGGATGCCAGCGATGTGCAGGAACTGGTGAAGCTGGCTGAAAACATGGAGATTCAGCTCACCTTGGACGACGAGGCCGCGCCCCAACCCAAGGACTACCAGCGCTTTGTGGAGCAGTTTGCCGCTTCGGAAGCCGAGAAGATTCTCACCTACCTGCTGCTGGAGACGATTCAGCCCGCCTTCTACAGCACCCATGCCGATCTGCACTTTGGGCTGGCCCTCACCGATGGCTATACCCACTTCACCTCACCGTCGCGGCGCTACGCCGATCTGCTGGTGCATCGCATTCTCCACGCGGTGTTTGAGTCGGGCCGCGATCGCCGCTCCACCCGCTCCAAAGACCAGGTCAACCTGCGCCACAGTTCCTGCCACGGTCAGGTCAACTGGAATGTGCTGCCCCCCGACATTCAGCACGAGCTGGAGGACGACCTGCCCCGCATCGCCATCCACCTGACCGAGCGCGAGCGCCTGGCCCAGGAGGCCGAGTCCGACCTGGAGGGGCTGAAAAAAGCTGAATTTATGCGATCGCACACGGGCGAAGTATTCCACGGGCTGATTACCGGCGTTCAGTCCTACGGCTTCTTTGTCGAGATCGAAGAGCTGCTGGTCGAGGGGCTAGTTCACGTCAGCTCCCTCAAGGACGACTGGTACGAGTACCGTGCCCGCCAGCAGAAACTCGTGGGGCGCAAAAACCGCCAGCAGTATCGCCTAGGCGACAAAGTCGATGTCCAGGTCAAGAGCGTGGACTACTACCGCCAGCAAATTGATCTCGTCGCTGTCGGCGGTGGTAGCCAGGCCCCCGAGGACGAAGACGCTAACGGCTATAGCGAGGATGACAACGGGGAGCCGATCGATAGGGATGATAGCGGACGGGATGAGAGTGAGTAG
- a CDS encoding serine hydrolase domain-containing protein, with the protein MTKSFLRPKLWTAVGLVTMGGLLRVSVDWRMWARSLTYPERPITSTDWYQPQQVVPGTGPQSPPLARAETTEIPRPALQTALEYAEAQNSVALLVMHRDRLVLEQYWQGHTATDRVNSMSMVKTLLALLIGVAIDEGHIGSIQEPVNTYLPEWAGDPRGNITLADLLYMQSGLRNDDRTDTLQSDLVQLYGGSDAHKLALGIPAEDRPGVAFDYNNFNSQLLSLVLERATGEPFGDYLSSRLWQPLGAGDGFLWLDRPQGNAKPFCCFFATAPDWVRLGQMLLHEGQVNGNQLIPQGWIQQMLVESPLEPTFGLHIWLKARTADYPQVNQAASAPFAAADTFYLDGRHQQRVYVVPSEELVIVRIGEDPPAWNDAVIVNAIVAGLREGQGR; encoded by the coding sequence ATGACAAAATCTTTCCTCAGGCCCAAGCTGTGGACGGCGGTGGGGTTGGTAACCATGGGCGGGCTGCTGCGGGTGTCGGTTGATTGGCGGATGTGGGCGCGATCGCTCACCTACCCCGAGCGCCCCATCACCTCGACAGACTGGTACCAGCCCCAGCAGGTGGTGCCCGGCACAGGGCCGCAGTCCCCACCGCTGGCGAGGGCCGAGACGACTGAAATTCCCCGGCCAGCCCTACAGACAGCGCTGGAGTATGCCGAGGCGCAGAACTCGGTGGCGCTGCTGGTCATGCACCGCGATCGCCTGGTGCTGGAGCAGTACTGGCAGGGGCACACCGCCACCGACCGGGTCAACTCGATGTCAATGGTGAAGACCCTGCTGGCGCTGCTGATTGGGGTTGCGATCGACGAAGGGCACATCGGCTCTATCCAGGAGCCTGTGAACACCTACCTGCCCGAGTGGGCAGGCGACCCCAGAGGCAACATTACCCTCGCCGACCTGCTCTACATGCAGTCGGGCCTGCGCAACGACGATCGCACCGACACCCTCCAGTCTGACCTGGTGCAGCTCTACGGCGGCTCCGATGCCCACAAGCTGGCCCTGGGCATTCCTGCGGAAGATCGCCCCGGTGTGGCCTTCGACTACAACAATTTCAATTCGCAACTGCTCAGCCTGGTGCTGGAGCGGGCCACGGGAGAACCCTTTGGCGACTACCTGAGCAGTCGGCTCTGGCAACCCCTGGGGGCAGGGGACGGGTTTCTCTGGCTCGATCGTCCGCAGGGTAACGCCAAACCCTTTTGCTGCTTTTTCGCCACGGCCCCCGACTGGGTACGGCTGGGGCAGATGCTGCTGCACGAGGGACAGGTCAACGGCAATCAGCTAATTCCCCAGGGCTGGATTCAGCAGATGCTGGTGGAGTCGCCGCTGGAGCCGACCTTTGGCCTGCACATCTGGCTCAAGGCCCGCACCGCCGACTACCCCCAGGTGAACCAGGCCGCGTCAGCCCCCTTTGCCGCCGCCGATACCTTTTACCTGGACGGTCGCCATCAGCAGCGGGTCTACGTCGTTCCCTCCGAGGAGTTGGTGATTGTGCGAATCGGTGAAGACCCCCCCGCCTGGAACGATGCGGTGATCGTCAATGCGATTGTCGCGGGGCTGCGGGAAGGGCAGGGGCGATAA